CCTCGACAATCAAGACCGCAAAAAATTAAAGCAAGTTTTTTTGGTGCATGGTGATTATCCTCGTCAAAAGGATTTCAAATCGGCATTGAAGGAGGCGGGGTTTGAAAAAGTGGCGATTCCGAGATTGAAGGATGAGTTTCAATTTGAAGATAACTAAGCGATTAGGCAAATTCAAAATACAAACTCAAAAAGATGATTTTGGTAAACTTTGAAATTGAGTTTGTATTTTGAACTTAAAACTTCTTTTACGGCTTCAATATGCCTTCAAAAGCTTCCTTGCGCCCCCAAAACAGCCAAAAAGTAGCAAAGAAAACAAAGAAACCAGGCAATCCATTCACAATATCTTGGTCTATCAGCAAGTGAAAAATCAAAATATTAATGGCAATCGGAGCTAAAATGGCGAGAGCAAGATTGACATACTTATTGAGTAACAACATAATCCCGCATGTAATTTCAAAAGTAGCCAATACATATTTGAAGTTGCTACCCAAAATATTACTCAAAAAATCTGCCCCCACACCACTTATTTCGGGTGGAGGTAAAAAAGGAACAATTTTGTTGGCCCCAAAAACAAGGAAGACAATACCCAACAATACTCTAAGAATGGTATTAAATGTGTCCATATACAATTTGTTTTAGGTGAAAAAAAACGAAAAACCGTGTATCGGTCTTCATTGGTGAGGCTATA
The Chitinophagales bacterium genome window above contains:
- a CDS encoding DoxX family membrane protein, which produces MDTFNTILRVLLGIVFLVFGANKIVPFLPPPEISGVGADFLSNILGSNFKYVLATFEITCGIMLLLNKYVNLALAILAPIAINILIFHLLIDQDIVNGLPGFFVFFATFWLFWGRKEAFEGILKP